From the genome of Halomonas sp. HAL1:
CCAGCATTGGGCGCGGTGGCAAGGTCTCCCCATACCCCGACAGGAACACAATCACCGTGGATGTACACGCGCCGAAGACACTCGCTTTGCCAACAATGGCGTGCTTGGGATACCCCTAGATCATTAAATGCTTGTCGTAATTTCTGTTGCTTTCATGGCAGCTATTTCATGCATGAGGGATCAACCCTTCCCCACCCTTCTATACCTCTAGCTACTGCCGTTTGGTAACAGCCCTCTCCCCGGCACATGGATACCCATAGAGTGATGTTCCAATCACTGGGAATAGCGCTCTCTTGAATGGGGTAAGCGTATAGCTAGCACCCGTATTAATGATGCGATGCTTCAATGTTCACGCCCATTGCGGTTTATATCTAACCCCACGCTAGGCCTGCTCAGATACGCATAAAAAAGGCTTGTAGAGTGACACTACAAGCCATAGAGAAATCGAATAATGCGCTATTAAAAGATTGTCATGCCGTCCTAATTGTTTCCTTGTTGGCCTAGCTCTGGTCGGTAGTGGCGAGCAGTACCAATGGCCTTGTTAATACGTTTCAAATGGTCGATAAAGCGTGCTCTTCGTTCGATCAACACGAGGGCTTCAGCGATCAGCTCTCGCGCCTCTTGAGGCACGGTTTTCGCCCTTGCTGCTACCCCTGGTCGCTGTATTCTAACGGCATGCCACGTTGAGGGTGCGTGCCGGCTATGCTGTTGTCGGTTGATCCATTTACGCCATACCGGGTGAGGGCACCCGAGGCATCCATAGCCACACCGACTAACATCTAAAAGTACCGCGCCATGGGTACGTGGTTGGGCCTGCCTGATGCGCTCAACAATGCCCAGTAGCTGCCGTGTGTACTCGCCCATAATTGCATCTATATCGGCTGTCAGTGCGCCCACCATTAGCTCGGCCTCGTGTGCTAGCACCTCCCTATCAACAGTACGGCGTGATTGACGTTGATGAGTGTTCTCGGCCTGTGATTCATCGTCGTGATGTACTTCGTGCATTGCGGTTCCTATCGTCTTCTATCACTCATCAGGCGTGTTGTTCTGAGTGGCTTTAAAGGGGCTAAGTGGGTACGTCTGGCGGGTGTAAAATTGAGCGCCTTCCTTGGCGAGGGGAGTCCTTTTCGGTTTGCTTTTTATGCGATCGGCCAAGTGTCCTAGCCCCATCCAAGGGGTGCCCGGGGTGCCTCTCGGCGGGGCTAGCGTGGATGCTCGTTTAGGAACACGCGACACTCCTGTATTGAGGTGCGGGCAGCCTCGGGAAGTTTTACTTGGTAGCGCTTCGCGGCGGACTCAGCAGCGGCTATCATTTTCGCGGTCGGAGCTTGGATCTGCATATACTTATCGATGAAGGTTTTGCACTCCCTGAATGAGGTCAGTTCTCCATTCAGCGTCACACCATTTTCGCCAGCTAGGCGCATAGCCAAGGCCTTCATCTTGTCGGTCGGCGGCGGTGTCTGCTGCATTACCTCGTCCAGGAATGAGCGACATATCTCGAAGCTCTTTTCGATGCCCTCTGGTAGCGTAAGACTGCGTGCAGCGGCTAGCTTGCGTGCTGCGGAAACCATGTTCTCTGTGGGGCCATTGGCTGCTTCTAAAACTGCCTCAGGTGCATTGTCCATGATGTCGATTGCCTCTTTGATGCGGGTAGTAATGAAGTCGCGTTGAGCAGTTATAAACGTGTCGCGGGCGTGCTTAGCCGCTGTGTCGTTGGGGGCGTTCTGGATTGCATCGAGCTGGCGCTCCCAAGCGGCTGTCACGCGCACATCGGAGAGTTCGGTGGGGGTGTTATCGATGAATGCGCGGCCTCGTGGTGTGGAGACAATTAGCTGCTGTTTCCCCTTGCGCTTGGTGGCTACGTATTCGCGATCAAACAACGTCTGGATAACCGTATCCCGAGTGGCTGGGGTGCCGATCCCTTCAGCCTTTCGGAGTGCTGCTGCATCTTCCCCTTCGACGTGTCGGCCTGCATTGAGCATTGCGCTTAGCAGGTCGTGCAGCGTGTAGTGTTTGGGCGGCTCGGTGCGTGCCTCATGAAGCCTTACAGCCTCGATGGGAATGCTGGCGCCGGCTACCAGTGGTGGCAGGTCTTTCTGTTCTTTGTGAGCCTCGAAAGCGGACATCCAGCCGTGGTCAATGACGCGCTTGAAGGTGCCGGAAAACAGCGCTGGCTGCCGCTCTATCACGTCCTCGACATCGATGCTGGCGCTGACACTCAAGGACTCGACGGTAGCGGCTGGCAGGAGGGCCTGGATGAATTGTTTTGCACAGGCCAGGTAGACCTTTTGTTCGGCCTCGGTACGATCTGCGAGGTTCGGAGTTTTGCGCGTTGGAATGATCCCGTGGTGGTTCATCGGCTTGTCGGTAAAGCAACGTGGCCGTGGCACCTCCGCACTCTCCATGCAATGCCGGCGACCAGCTTGGCGGGCTGGCGCCATAAGCGCGTCATCAGCCTTTGCTGCGCCACCCAGAATGGCCAATAAATCGTTCCGGTTATACAGACTGGCGGGCAGTTCTCCATGCTCTGTTCGTGGGTAGGTCAGGTAACCATCGCTTCGCATTGAATCGGCCGCTTTCAGCGTCTGTGTGGCCGTGAGGCCGTACTGTTTTGACATGTCTCGCTGAAGCGCTGTGAGGCTGTATGGCAGCGGTGGATGCTTGGCTGTTTGCTTTGTCTCGGCCTCCAGAATGGCGGCGTTATCGACGGTCTCTAGGCGCTTGGTAAAGGCCAACATGGCAGCCCTGTCCAGGAACATCGGCTTGCCGTCATCCTGCAGCTGGATGCTGCTGGCGCCAGCTATTGGGGTGGCCGGTGAATAGGTCAGCTCGCCCCCGCCCAGGGTGATCTTCGCCTGGTAGTGATCGACTGGAATGAAGGCTTCAATTGCGCGATCGCGGGTAACAACTAGCCCAAGGGTGGCGGACTGTACGCGGCCGGCCGACACGAGCCCAGCCTTGCCCTTACCTTTGGCTAAATCGCTACCCATAAGGCCTAAGCGAGCGGTTGCCGTGTATGCACGGACAAGGTACTGCCAGAAGCCATCCGCGTTGGCTCGGGCCTGCTGAGCCCGCCAGAAAGAAATGGTTTCTCCGGCGTTCCTGAGGCGCTTGGCCGCGGCCTGAACATCGGCCGCTTCCATAGAGCCGGTCAGCCACATCCGCTTCACCGAACCGCGGTACTTTGCGTACTGCAGGATCTCGTACCCGATGGCCTCGCCTTCGCGGTCTGGATCGGTGGCCAACCATACTTCTGTTGCTTGAGAGAGTTCTTTTTTAAGGTTTCCCAGGTATTTCTTACCGCGGTCGGTAGGCGTCTGAGGAAAGGCGGTAGGTAGGGGCAGAAGACTGCGGGGATCGCGCCAATTGGCCTCTGGGCTCACCTCGGAAGGCTCAACAGGCGCCAGCAAATGCCCAGCGGCCCAAACTAAGGTAAGTGTTATGCCATTCCAGGTGCCGGTGTAGGCGTTGCCGCTGCGCGTAAGACCTAAAGCAGGGGCTATTTTGTCGGCCTGGTCGGAGTGTTTCTCACACAGAATGAGTGCTCGTGATGTCATCCTGAAGGTCGTCCTTCGGTAGAGGAAAGTAAGCGGAATAAGCACCGCTCAGAAGCAAACCGACAATACGATGTCTTTCATCTCTAAAGTGTATTGCATACTTAAAAAGTGTCGTCTAGTATAGCAACACATAGGCAGCGGAAAAAGCTTAACAACCCTCTGCCGAACGAATTAAGCGGATTGCGCCCGCTATCTCCTCTCTCCCCTGACACGGCTTCGGGGATGCGCATTAGCCGTCTGGTCGTCTCGGTAACGGGGCTACCGGAGAGCCCTCTGAGTTAGCCCTGATCCGGCTTCTCTCTCACTCTCAACTCAGAGGGCTCCCCAGTAGCAGATCCAGAGTTTGAAGTCGGGCGCGGCCCGGGCGTGCTGACAATCCACGCTCCCCAGTAAGAGCCTGTTTCCCTGTACCTCACCCGGCCTCCCCAGCCGGGTTTTTTTTATTTGCGAGGGCGATCCATGGACAACCTTGAGGAATTGAGCGGCGTGATCAGTGCCGTTCGTTTCGTAGGTGAAGAGGGATTTCAGATCCTGACTGTGCGCGATGCTCAGGAACAGGAGGTAACGCTGGTGGCTGTATGTCAGCCGCTCAACGAGGGGGAGTCTGTACAGGCCCGCGGCACTTGGGGCACGCATCCTAAGTTCGGCAAGCAGTTCAAAGCCGATCGGCTCATCACGCAAATACCTCAGGAGTCCAAAGCGCTGGGTGCATACCTTGCGAGTGGCAAGGTGGCCGGCATTGGCCCCAAGTTCGCTGCGCGGTTGGTCGCCCATTTCGGTGATGGGCTGCGCGACGTACTCGGTGACGAAAAGGCCTTACGGGCTGTGTCAGGCATCGGTAAGAAGAAAGCAGTGGGGATAGCGGCGAGCTGGAATGAGTACCAAGAAGCGCGTGATGCATTGATCTTCCTGCAGGGGCATGGTCTGGGCGCTTCACGTGCAATGTCGGTCTTTCGCCAGTTGGGCCAGGAGACCATTGCGAAAGTATCCGCCAACCCCTACCGCACCTTATTGAAGACTCGAGGTATAGGGTTTCGTATAGCCGATGCTATGGCTCAATCTCTTGGCTTCGAGTTGACCCACCGCGATCGACTCATTGCGGGGCTTCGCCATGTCGTTGATGCACGATCAGCCTCGGGGCATACCCTGGCAACCTCGGATGAATTGGCCTCGGAAGGCGCGCAGCTCCTCGGGGTCGACGTGGCACGCATGGCCTCGGTTGTTGAACTGCTGCTGGCGCATGAAAAACTTATAAGTGTTGAGGGCGGGCTAGTTGGCCTGCCTTCGCTGGTGGAAGCCGAGAGAACCATCGCCACCGCGTTGCTAGCGCGTGCGGTGCATTGGAATGGCTGCAACCAAGTGCGTGTTGATGGCGAGCTGTCGGATGGCCGGGTGCTCAGTGATGAGCAGCGCCAAGCATTGGAGACCTGCCTTGCGTATGGGGTGGCTGTGCTTACGGGTGGGCCGGGGGTGGGGAAAACCACGGTGACTGAGGTGCTGGCGCAGACACTGGATGATGCTGGCCTTGAGCTGGCGCTGTGTGCGCCAACTGGCCGTGCCTCTCGGCGAATGTCGGAGGCAACCGGGAGGCCGGCGTCTACTATTCATCGTCTCCTGGGCGCTGGCGCCAGCGGCTTTGAGTTTAATGCTAGCAACCCGATCGAAGCGGATGTAGTGATCATTGATGAAGCATCGATGGTCGATGTGCCGTTGTTTCTGGCTCTGGTGGTGGCGCTGCCTGACCACTGCCGACTGTTCATCATCGGTGATCAGGATCAATTGGCCTCGGTTGGGCCGGGAAACATTCTTCGCGATGTGATCGGTTCGGGTGCTATCCCAGTGGCACGTCTTCAACAGATCCGGCGACAGGGGCCTGGCTCGCAAATTACTGTCCAGGCGCACGCCGTCAACCAGGGCAATAGTCCTCAATCGGTACCAGATAGCGACTTTGAGATTGTCGAAGTGCCGGAAGGCGGTGACCCCGAGCTGGTGTGTCGTGTGGCATTGCGGGTGGCCACTGAAGACATGCTGGCGCGTGGCTTCGATCCTCTTTATGAAGTGCAGGTGTTGACACCCATGCACGGTGGTCCGGTCGGAACCCGTGCTCTCAATGAAGCGTTACGAAGCTATCACGTCCCGGGCGATCGGGGCTCTGTGACAATCCATGGTCGCCAATGGGCGCCAGGGGACAAGATCGTGCAGACCGAGAATGACTATAACCGTGATGTCTTTAATGGTGATCTCGGCTATGTGGTGACGGCAGACGCTGAGGAGAAAACCGTGCTGGCGCGGTTTGAGGATCGTGAAGTGCTATTCACCAGCGACACCCTCGGCAAGCTGCAGCTGGCCTATGCCATGACCGGACACAAAGCGCAGGGGTCCGAATTCCCTGCCGTGGTCATTCCTCTGGTGAGATCGCATTGGCACATGCTAGAGCGACAATGGCTCTACACCAGCCTCACTCGGGGCAAACGCCGCGTCGTACTCGTTGGTCACCCTTCTGCGATTAAGCGAGCCGTCCATCATGTCACCGGGCAGCGTCGACTTACCTCATTACCGCTTTGGTTGCGCTAGCCTGCCTCACCAGTATCACCAACCTATAAAGGAGAGATCCATGGCCAAGAGAAGGCTTGAAGTCGCCCGGGACCCCGGCGAGCCACCTACAGCCTGCCTTTCCCAGCTGGGACACGTTGAGGCGCTTGTGACCGGAGGTGTGGCATGACCGGCTTCATCGCCATTCTCTGGGTCGGCGCTCTCGCGTATGCCGTCTTCCTGGCTGTGATGCTCATTTTCGGCTGGGGTAATCTCAAGGATCGCCGCTTTTTAATCCGCTGGATGGTCGCCTGGTCGGCGCTGCTGGCGCTGACGATCGGGATACGAATGGCTGCGTCTGAGCCTGAACAGCCACCGCCTCCCCCCGCGCCGCTGCTGGGAACGCCGATGGCTGTGGCCACCTCGGCAGGTGACGAAACTGAACCGGATGCGGACTAGAAAAGCTGATCACCCCGCCTTCTTGGAAAGGGGATTAGTGGGTACGGCAATGTGTGTGAGCTTTGTGGAGAGTCAACGTAATGGGCAATCAGTCACCGACAACACGGTTCATCGAGATGGTGCCGCCTTTGCTGGTACTTGCTGGCGCGATCGCGCTGTTGCAGGTGCATGCGATTCAGTTTTGGACTGAGTTTGTTGGGCCGATG
Proteins encoded in this window:
- a CDS encoding DNA topoisomerase, with product MTSRALILCEKHSDQADKIAPALGLTRSGNAYTGTWNGITLTLVWAAGHLLAPVEPSEVSPEANWRDPRSLLPLPTAFPQTPTDRGKKYLGNLKKELSQATEVWLATDPDREGEAIGYEILQYAKYRGSVKRMWLTGSMEAADVQAAAKRLRNAGETISFWRAQQARANADGFWQYLVRAYTATARLGLMGSDLAKGKGKAGLVSAGRVQSATLGLVVTRDRAIEAFIPVDHYQAKITLGGGELTYSPATPIAGASSIQLQDDGKPMFLDRAAMLAFTKRLETVDNAAILEAETKQTAKHPPLPYSLTALQRDMSKQYGLTATQTLKAADSMRSDGYLTYPRTEHGELPASLYNRNDLLAILGGAAKADDALMAPARQAGRRHCMESAEVPRPRCFTDKPMNHHGIIPTRKTPNLADRTEAEQKVYLACAKQFIQALLPAATVESLSVSASIDVEDVIERQPALFSGTFKRVIDHGWMSAFEAHKEQKDLPPLVAGASIPIEAVRLHEARTEPPKHYTLHDLLSAMLNAGRHVEGEDAAALRKAEGIGTPATRDTVIQTLFDREYVATKRKGKQQLIVSTPRGRAFIDNTPTELSDVRVTAAWERQLDAIQNAPNDTAAKHARDTFITAQRDFITTRIKEAIDIMDNAPEAVLEAANGPTENMVSAARKLAAARSLTLPEGIEKSFEICRSFLDEVMQQTPPPTDKMKALAMRLAGENGVTLNGELTSFRECKTFIDKYMQIQAPTAKMIAAAESAAKRYQVKLPEAARTSIQECRVFLNEHPR
- a CDS encoding ATP-dependent RecD-like DNA helicase, with amino-acid sequence MDNLEELSGVISAVRFVGEEGFQILTVRDAQEQEVTLVAVCQPLNEGESVQARGTWGTHPKFGKQFKADRLITQIPQESKALGAYLASGKVAGIGPKFAARLVAHFGDGLRDVLGDEKALRAVSGIGKKKAVGIAASWNEYQEARDALIFLQGHGLGASRAMSVFRQLGQETIAKVSANPYRTLLKTRGIGFRIADAMAQSLGFELTHRDRLIAGLRHVVDARSASGHTLATSDELASEGAQLLGVDVARMASVVELLLAHEKLISVEGGLVGLPSLVEAERTIATALLARAVHWNGCNQVRVDGELSDGRVLSDEQRQALETCLAYGVAVLTGGPGVGKTTVTEVLAQTLDDAGLELALCAPTGRASRRMSEATGRPASTIHRLLGAGASGFEFNASNPIEADVVIIDEASMVDVPLFLALVVALPDHCRLFIIGDQDQLASVGPGNILRDVIGSGAIPVARLQQIRRQGPGSQITVQAHAVNQGNSPQSVPDSDFEIVEVPEGGDPELVCRVALRVATEDMLARGFDPLYEVQVLTPMHGGPVGTRALNEALRSYHVPGDRGSVTIHGRQWAPGDKIVQTENDYNRDVFNGDLGYVVTADAEEKTVLARFEDREVLFTSDTLGKLQLAYAMTGHKAQGSEFPAVVIPLVRSHWHMLERQWLYTSLTRGKRRVVLVGHPSAIKRAVHHVTGQRRLTSLPLWLR